In a genomic window of Sulfurovum xiamenensis:
- the rpsJ gene encoding 30S ribosomal protein S10 encodes MEKIRLKLKAYDHRVLDRSVAAIIDAVKRTGAEIRGPIPMPTKLKRYTVLKSPHVNKDSREQFEIRIHGRMIDIVSATSDTIDSLMKLDLAPEIEVEIRSMDK; translated from the coding sequence ATGGAAAAAATTAGATTAAAGCTTAAAGCTTACGATCACAGAGTATTAGACAGATCAGTTGCTGCTATCATCGATGCAGTTAAACGTACAGGTGCAGAGATTAGAGGGCCAATTCCAATGCCAACTAAATTGAAGCGTTATACTGTTCTTAAATCACCACACGTTAACAAAGATTCACGTGAGCAGTTTGAGATCAGAATTCATGGAAGAATGATCGACATCGTTTCGGCGACTTCAGATACTATCGATTCACTTATGAAGTTGGATCTAGCACCTGAAATCGAAGTTGAAATCAGATCAATGGATAAGTAG
- the rplC gene encoding 50S ribosomal protein L3 — MEFIVEKIGMSRTVDVPAVPVTLLKVIDTKVCEVREDGKALVAYNSSKKLNKSIEGQQTKYGVSKEFNKFMTIEVAEGTEAGDLSTAALAETSVVKTSLDTKGRGFQGGMKRHGFGGGPGSHGHRFGRRIGSIGNAEWPGRVMPGKKMPGQYGNTQVTVKNDVMSFDAENGILVLKGSIPGHNGARGLVRIVK; from the coding sequence ATGGAATTTATTGTAGAAAAAATTGGTATGAGCAGAACTGTTGACGTACCAGCTGTTCCAGTTACACTTCTTAAAGTTATTGATACGAAAGTTTGTGAAGTGAGAGAAGACGGTAAAGCACTTGTTGCATATAACTCTAGCAAAAAACTTAACAAGAGCATCGAAGGTCAGCAGACTAAATACGGTGTATCTAAAGAGTTTAACAAATTTATGACGATCGAAGTGGCTGAAGGTACTGAAGCTGGTGATCTTAGCACGGCTGCATTGGCTGAAACATCTGTAGTGAAAACATCTCTTGATACTAAAGGTAGAGGTTTCCAAGGTGGTATGAAGCGTCACGGTTTTGGTGGTGGACCTGGTTCACACGGACATAGATTTGGTAGAAGAATCGGTTCAATCGGTAACGCAGAGTGGCCTGGTCGTGTAATGCCTGGTAAAAAAATGCCTGGACAATATGGTAACACACAAGTTACTGTTAAAAATGATGTAATGTCATTTGATGCTGAAAACGGTATCTTAGTATTAAAAGGTTCAATTCCTGGTCACAATGGGGCTAGAGGATTGGTAAGGATAGTTAAATAA
- the rplD gene encoding 50S ribosomal protein L4 produces the protein MKTTVIKTTDLPQSFLEVHPHNLYLYCKAYAAGLRANTAQTKNRSAVSGGGKKPWAQKGGGRARAGSLRSPVFVGGGVAFGPSTNKNYDQKVNKKQKKLALYHALAEMAANERLFVVDNIEIASGKTKDASAFVNGLGQRDVLVVKEMIDDKTFLAFRNLQNAYLIESNELNAYLAAAYHSIVIEKALFDKLTKEA, from the coding sequence ATGAAAACAACAGTAATTAAAACAACAGACCTTCCACAGTCTTTTTTGGAAGTGCACCCGCATAACCTTTACCTTTATTGTAAAGCATATGCTGCAGGTCTTCGAGCAAATACTGCACAGACTAAGAACAGATCTGCTGTAAGCGGTGGTGGTAAGAAGCCATGGGCTCAAAAAGGTGGCGGACGTGCAAGAGCAGGTTCATTAAGATCACCTGTATTTGTAGGCGGTGGTGTTGCATTTGGTCCAAGTACAAACAAAAACTATGACCAAAAAGTGAACAAAAAGCAAAAGAAACTTGCGCTTTATCATGCTCTAGCAGAGATGGCAGCGAATGAAAGACTTTTTGTTGTTGACAACATTGAGATCGCATCAGGTAAAACAAAAGATGCATCAGCATTCGTGAACGGGCTTGGGCAGAGAGATGTACTTGTAGTAAAAGAGATGATCGATGATAAGACTTTCTTAGCATTCAGAAATCTTCAGAACGCATATCTTATTGAATCAAATGAGCTTAATGCTTATCTTGCTGCTGCATATCACTCAATTGTGATTGAAAAAGCACTATTTGACAAATTGACGAAAGAGGCTTAA